One genomic window of Deinococcus budaensis includes the following:
- the rpmF gene encoding 50S ribosomal protein L32, with protein sequence MAKHPVPKKKTSKSKRDMRRSHHALVAPNLTECPHCHAKKLSHHICPSCGHYNGRQVLAV encoded by the coding sequence ATGGCGAAGCACCCCGTTCCCAAGAAGAAGACCAGCAAGAGCAAGCGCGACATGCGCCGCAGCCACCACGCCCTGGTCGCCCCCAACCTGACCGAGTGCCCCCACTGCCACGCCAAGAAGCTCAGCCACCACATCTGCCCCAGCTGCGGCCACTACAACGGCCGTCAGGTGCTGGCGGTCTAA
- the ubiE gene encoding bifunctional demethylmenaquinone methyltransferase/2-methoxy-6-polyprenyl-1,4-benzoquinol methylase UbiE, which produces MPPVGDRPPEARDKGREVQAMFAAIAPRYDLLNRVLSLGVDRAWRREAAQEALALNPARVLDVATGTGDFALELKARAPGAEVVGSDFVPEMLALAREKARGRHLEVRLEEGDALNLPYPDGSFDSVTCAFGFRNFADYGQGLAEMWRVLTPAGRLVILEFPPPRRGLFGRVFRLYFQQVLPRIGALVSGNAGAYTYLPESVLAFPDPGRLAGLMHATGFRTRYRLLTFGIAAIHVGDKG; this is translated from the coding sequence ATGCCCCCGGTGGGCGACCGACCCCCCGAGGCGCGCGACAAGGGCCGCGAGGTGCAGGCGATGTTCGCCGCCATCGCCCCGCGCTACGACCTGCTCAACCGGGTGCTGAGCCTCGGGGTGGACCGCGCGTGGCGCCGCGAGGCCGCGCAGGAAGCGCTGGCGCTGAATCCGGCCCGGGTGCTCGACGTGGCGACCGGGACCGGAGACTTCGCGCTGGAACTCAAGGCCCGCGCTCCCGGGGCCGAGGTCGTCGGCAGCGACTTCGTGCCCGAGATGCTGGCCCTGGCCCGCGAGAAGGCGCGCGGGCGGCACCTGGAGGTGCGGCTGGAGGAGGGCGACGCGCTGAACCTGCCCTATCCCGACGGGTCTTTCGACAGCGTGACCTGCGCGTTCGGCTTCCGCAACTTCGCCGACTACGGGCAAGGCCTGGCCGAGATGTGGCGGGTGCTGACCCCGGCGGGGCGCCTGGTCATCCTGGAGTTTCCGCCGCCCCGCCGGGGCCTGTTCGGCCGTGTGTTCCGGCTGTACTTCCAGCAGGTGCTGCCGCGCATCGGCGCGCTCGTCAGCGGCAACGCGGGCGCCTACACCTACCTCCCCGAAAGTGTCCTGGCCTTCCCGGACCCTGGGCGCCTCGCCGGACTGATGCACGCGACGGGTTTCCGCACGCGCTACCGCCTGCTGACCTTCGGGATCGCGGCGATTCACGTGGGGGACAAGGGGTAG
- a CDS encoding GNAT family N-acetyltransferase — MTGYCLRAEVDFAALGQLREAAWGGRDDGSGWPAVLSRSLTWVTAHEQGRLVGFVNVAWDGGVHAFLLDTTVHPGWQRRGVGSRLVREAVQAARAGGAHWLHVDFEPQLEGFYAACGFRPTAAGLLRLG; from the coding sequence GTGACCGGGTACTGCCTGCGGGCGGAGGTGGACTTCGCCGCGCTCGGGCAACTGCGCGAGGCCGCCTGGGGCGGGCGCGATGACGGCAGCGGCTGGCCCGCCGTCCTGTCCCGCAGCCTGACCTGGGTCACCGCGCACGAGCAAGGGAGGCTGGTCGGCTTCGTGAACGTGGCCTGGGACGGTGGCGTGCACGCCTTCCTGCTGGACACGACCGTCCATCCGGGCTGGCAGCGGCGGGGCGTCGGGAGCAGGCTGGTCCGGGAAGCGGTGCAGGCGGCCCGCGCAGGCGGTGCCCACTGGCTGCACGTGGATTTCGAACCCCAGCTGGAGGGCTTCTACGCCGCCTGCGGCTTCCGGCCCACGGCGGCGGGGCTGCTGCGGCTGGGCTGA
- a CDS encoding BioF/Kbl family PLP-dependent acyltransferase, with the protein MATSLSSRLRAELAGLRDQGLSIHPRVLDAANRARTRVDGRDVVNLASNNYLGFADHPEIKARAEQYLREWGAGAGAVRTIAGTLRIHEDFEEQLAAFKHTGSALVLGSGFTTNQGVLGTLLQPGDLVVSDELNHASIIDGLRLTKATKKIYKHADPEDLDRVLAENDADGLKLVVTDGVFSMDGDIAPLGRLIEVARKYGAVTYVDDAHGSGVLGADGRGTVHHFGFETAEDVIQVGTLSKAWGVVGGYAAGHPDLRELLINRARPYLFSTAHPPAVVGALSAALDLVQREPEFMARLWENTRYFKAELARLGFDTLGSQTPITPVLFGEAEAAFEASRRLFAEGVFAVGLGFPTVPRGQARIRNIVTAEHTRDDLDFALAAYARVGRALSVAQG; encoded by the coding sequence ATGGCAACTTCTCTCTCCAGCCGTCTCCGCGCGGAGCTTGCGGGCCTGCGGGACCAGGGTCTCTCGATCCACCCGCGCGTCCTCGACGCCGCCAACCGCGCCCGCACCCGGGTGGACGGGCGGGACGTGGTGAATCTGGCGTCGAACAACTACCTGGGCTTTGCCGACCACCCCGAGATCAAGGCGCGGGCCGAGCAGTACCTGCGCGAGTGGGGGGCGGGCGCGGGCGCGGTGCGGACCATCGCCGGAACGCTGCGGATCCACGAGGACTTCGAAGAGCAGCTCGCGGCCTTCAAGCACACCGGCAGCGCGCTGGTGCTGGGGAGCGGTTTCACCACCAACCAGGGCGTGCTGGGCACCCTGCTCCAGCCCGGCGACCTGGTCGTCAGCGACGAGCTGAACCACGCCAGCATCATCGACGGCCTGCGCCTGACCAAGGCGACCAAGAAGATCTACAAGCACGCCGACCCCGAGGACCTCGACCGGGTGCTGGCTGAGAATGACGCGGACGGCCTCAAGCTGGTCGTGACCGACGGGGTCTTTTCGATGGACGGCGACATCGCGCCGCTGGGGCGCCTGATCGAGGTCGCGCGCAAGTATGGGGCGGTGACCTACGTGGACGACGCGCACGGCTCGGGCGTGCTGGGGGCAGACGGACGCGGCACGGTCCACCATTTCGGCTTCGAAACCGCAGAGGACGTGATTCAGGTCGGCACGCTCAGCAAGGCCTGGGGCGTGGTGGGCGGGTACGCGGCCGGGCATCCCGACCTGCGCGAACTGCTGATCAACCGCGCCCGGCCCTACCTCTTCTCGACCGCGCACCCGCCCGCCGTCGTGGGGGCGCTGTCGGCGGCGCTGGACCTCGTGCAGCGCGAGCCGGAGTTCATGGCGCGGCTGTGGGAGAACACCCGCTACTTCAAGGCCGAACTCGCCCGGCTGGGCTTCGACACCCTGGGCAGCCAGACGCCGATCACGCCCGTGCTGTTCGGCGAGGCGGAGGCGGCGTTCGAGGCCAGCCGCCGCCTCTTCGCGGAGGGGGTCTTCGCGGTCGGGCTGGGCTTTCCGACCGTGCCCCGGGGCCAGGCCCGCATCCGCAACATCGTGACCGCCGAGCACACCCGGGACGACCTCGACTTCGCGCTCGCGGCCTACGCGCGGGTGGGGCGGGCGCTGAGCGTCGCCCAGGGGTGA
- a CDS encoding roadblock/LC7 domain-containing protein has translation MTNAVYTPIVRALSGIVSERAAETMLRAALREQGLSPEAVTAAEMQRVLSGPLLVRLSGLLPEARARTELGRMAGQLQAQDPRAATLFAAAPAAAWDEAASGTLWTDPGWTEFGGAEAADLSADDFEFDDPEYATPLSERRYVLDSAAGQEALVRDLARMPGVQGVLVCRASGEVLHERALQGSASLGSVAAAAALLFRQRSLRLLAADLGGRTVCMRPLGAYCVAVVAGTGVNTGRLLAELGQVRAAT, from the coding sequence ATGACAAATGCCGTGTACACCCCGATCGTGCGCGCCCTGTCCGGCATCGTGTCCGAACGGGCTGCGGAAACCATGCTGCGCGCGGCTCTGCGCGAGCAGGGCCTCTCCCCGGAGGCGGTGACGGCCGCCGAGATGCAGCGCGTGCTGTCTGGCCCGCTGCTTGTCCGGCTGTCCGGGCTGCTGCCCGAAGCGCGCGCCCGCACCGAACTGGGGCGGATGGCGGGGCAGCTTCAGGCGCAAGACCCCCGCGCCGCCACCCTCTTCGCCGCCGCGCCCGCCGCCGCCTGGGATGAGGCCGCGTCCGGCACCCTCTGGACCGACCCCGGCTGGACCGAGTTCGGCGGGGCCGAAGCGGCCGATCTCAGCGCCGACGATTTCGAATTCGACGACCCGGAGTACGCCACGCCCCTGTCCGAGCGGCGCTACGTGCTGGACAGCGCGGCGGGGCAAGAAGCGCTGGTGCGCGACCTAGCGCGGATGCCGGGTGTGCAGGGCGTGCTGGTCTGCCGCGCCAGTGGCGAGGTGCTGCACGAACGCGCCCTTCAGGGCAGCGCCAGCCTGGGCAGCGTGGCTGCCGCCGCCGCCCTGCTGTTCCGGCAGCGCTCGCTGCGGCTGCTGGCCGCCGACCTGGGGGGGCGCACCGTCTGTATGCGTCCGCTGGGGGCCTACTGCGTGGCGGTGGTGGCGGGCACCGGCGTGAACACCGGCCGCCTGCTGGCCGAACTCGGCCAGGTCCGGGCGGCCACGTGA
- the tsaE gene encoding tRNA (adenosine(37)-N6)-threonylcarbamoyltransferase complex ATPase subunit type 1 TsaE codes for MTLPSFPLAPGETRRLRGPGEQRALGAALAAALPPGALLFLEGELGAGKTTLTQGLVGALGFAGAVTSPTYALMNAYPAPAGRVLHVDAYRVRDVAELYEMDLEDLVAGSRLSIVEWGEGLYADYPAAPVLRLEHLEGEPEVRQVTRVR; via the coding sequence GTGACGCTTCCTTCCTTTCCCCTGGCGCCCGGCGAGACGCGGCGGCTGCGCGGTCCCGGCGAGCAGCGTGCGCTGGGTGCGGCCCTGGCGGCGGCTCTCCCCCCCGGCGCGCTGCTGTTTTTGGAGGGCGAACTCGGCGCGGGCAAGACCACCCTGACCCAGGGGCTGGTGGGGGCGCTGGGCTTTGCGGGCGCCGTCACCAGCCCCACCTACGCCCTGATGAACGCCTATCCGGCCCCGGCGGGCCGCGTGCTGCACGTGGACGCCTACCGGGTGCGCGATGTGGCGGAACTGTACGAGATGGACCTCGAGGACCTGGTGGCGGGGAGCCGCCTGAGCATCGTGGAGTGGGGCGAGGGTCTGTATGCCGACTACCCGGCGGCTCCGGTGCTGCGGCTGGAGCATCTGGAGGGCGAGCCGGAGGTGCGGCAGGTGACGCGGGTGCGCTGA
- a CDS encoding acetate kinase, which yields MWTLVVNGGSSSLKFALLESDSGEVALSGLAERLGSDGASVRVDRGDERVTVPLPRGSYPEAFGVLLAELDALGLRERVRAVGHRVVHGGERFSAPAQITPEVLEAIRACVPLAPLHNPANLAGIEAAQAAFGELPHVAVFDTAFHQTMPQVAYRYAVPEAWYSQHGVRRYGFHGTSHAYVAGEAARLLGRPLEELNLVTAHLGNGCSVAAVQGGRSVDTSMGLTPLEGLVMGTRSGDVDPGLPDYLARQAGLSLTQITAALNKDSGLLGLSGLTNDLRELEQAAARGHAGAQLATEVFVYRLAKTVAGMAVALGTLDGLVFTGGIGENSAAVRAATLARLSLLGFRLDEAANAGAVRGQAGPITAPGSVPALVVNTDEERMIARETAQLVAGGP from the coding sequence ATGTGGACGCTGGTGGTGAATGGAGGAAGCAGCAGCCTGAAATTCGCGCTGCTGGAGTCGGACTCGGGCGAGGTGGCGCTCTCGGGCCTCGCGGAGCGGCTGGGGTCGGACGGCGCCTCGGTGCGGGTGGACCGGGGAGACGAGCGGGTGACGGTGCCCCTGCCGCGCGGCAGCTACCCGGAAGCGTTCGGCGTGCTGCTGGCGGAGCTGGACGCCCTGGGGCTGCGCGAGCGGGTCCGGGCGGTCGGGCACCGGGTCGTGCACGGGGGCGAGCGCTTCAGCGCCCCCGCCCAGATCACGCCGGAGGTGCTGGAGGCCATCCGGGCCTGCGTGCCCCTGGCGCCGCTGCACAATCCGGCCAACCTGGCAGGCATCGAGGCGGCGCAGGCGGCCTTTGGGGAGCTGCCGCACGTGGCGGTCTTCGACACCGCCTTTCACCAGACCATGCCGCAGGTCGCCTACCGCTACGCCGTTCCGGAAGCGTGGTACAGCCAGCATGGCGTGCGGCGCTACGGCTTTCACGGCACCAGCCACGCTTACGTGGCGGGCGAGGCGGCGCGGCTGCTGGGCCGCCCGCTGGAGGAACTGAACCTGGTCACCGCGCACCTGGGCAACGGGTGCAGCGTGGCCGCCGTGCAGGGCGGGCGCAGCGTGGACACCTCCATGGGCCTGACCCCGCTGGAAGGCCTGGTCATGGGCACCCGCAGCGGCGACGTGGACCCCGGTCTGCCCGACTATCTCGCCCGGCAAGCGGGCCTGAGCCTCACCCAGATCACGGCGGCGCTGAACAAGGACAGCGGGCTGCTGGGCCTGTCGGGCCTGACCAACGACCTGCGCGAGCTGGAGCAGGCCGCCGCACGCGGGCACGCCGGGGCGCAGCTCGCCACCGAGGTGTTCGTCTACCGCCTCGCCAAGACGGTCGCCGGGATGGCGGTCGCGCTGGGCACCCTCGACGGGCTGGTCTTCACGGGCGGGATCGGCGAGAACAGCGCCGCCGTGCGCGCGGCCACCCTCGCCCGCCTCTCGTTGCTGGGCTTCCGCCTGGACGAGGCTGCCAACGCCGGGGCGGTGCGCGGCCAGGCAGGCCCCATCACCGCGCCCGGCAGCGTGCCCGCGCTGGTCGTGAACACCGACGAGGAACGGATGATCGCGCGCGAGACGGCGCAACTGGTGGCGGGTGGCCCGTAG
- the pta gene encoding phosphate acetyltransferase produces the protein MKTLFVAPTRNGVGLSSTALGLARALERQGLKVAFLKPVAQTHESAPDDSVHFARTLAHLAAPDPLPLAHAEEQLSLGQEEDLMEGVIALARQAAGSVTGGADVLVAEGLALNERNTYAGALNASLARNLEADVVLVSSLAGVTPAALADELEIAAQGYRRSDGSGLAGYVLNFAPRELDFGGLLADLRGHSRTLASGELPLLGVVAQSPVLGAPRTLDVARHLGAEVLNEGEAAARRVTSTVVTARTVPKMADLFTSGALVVTPGDREDVVMAAALSHLSGVPLAGLLFTSGSSPEPSIERLSRAALTSTLPVLRVNTNSFHTASALSRMDPRVPHDDLERMERTLDFIADRLDTVPLGARLRTPQAEGERRLPPSAFRYELIQKARAANKRIVLPEGDEPRTVRAAIRCVEKGIARPVLLAKPDRVRQVAEGQGLTLPDGLEILDPEQVRSSYVAPMVELRKSKGLTPPQAEAQLEDTVVLGTMMLALGEVDGLVSGAIHTTANTVRPALQLIKTAPGAALVSSIFFMLMPEQVLVYGDAAINPNPNAQELADIAIQSADSARAFGIPPRIAMLSYSTGESGAGEDVEKVKEATRLVRERRPDLPVDGPLQYDAASVLSVGRQKAPDSPVAGRATVFIFPDLNTGNTTYKAVQRAAGVVAVGPMLQGLRKPVNDLSRGALVDDIVYTVALTAIQATQGESGA, from the coding sequence ATGAAAACCCTCTTCGTCGCCCCCACCCGCAACGGCGTGGGCCTCAGCAGCACGGCGCTGGGCCTCGCCCGCGCCCTGGAACGTCAGGGCCTCAAGGTCGCCTTTCTCAAGCCGGTCGCGCAGACGCACGAGTCGGCCCCCGACGACTCGGTGCATTTCGCGCGCACCCTCGCGCACCTCGCCGCGCCCGATCCCCTCCCGCTCGCCCACGCCGAAGAACAGCTCAGCCTGGGGCAGGAAGAGGACCTGATGGAAGGCGTGATCGCCCTGGCGCGGCAGGCCGCAGGGAGCGTCACAGGCGGCGCGGACGTGCTGGTGGCCGAGGGGCTGGCGCTGAACGAGCGCAACACCTACGCAGGCGCCTTGAACGCCAGCCTCGCGCGGAACCTGGAAGCGGACGTGGTGCTGGTCTCCAGCCTGGCCGGGGTCACGCCCGCCGCGCTGGCCGACGAGCTGGAGATCGCCGCACAGGGCTACCGCCGCTCGGACGGCTCGGGGCTGGCGGGGTACGTGCTGAACTTCGCCCCGCGCGAGCTGGATTTCGGCGGGCTGCTGGCCGACCTGCGGGGGCACAGCCGCACCCTGGCGAGCGGCGAACTGCCGCTGCTGGGCGTCGTGGCGCAGTCCCCGGTGCTGGGGGCGCCGCGCACCCTCGACGTGGCCCGGCACCTGGGCGCCGAGGTGCTCAATGAGGGCGAGGCCGCCGCGCGCCGGGTGACCAGCACGGTCGTCACCGCGCGCACCGTGCCCAAGATGGCCGACCTCTTCACCTCGGGGGCGCTGGTCGTCACGCCCGGCGACCGCGAGGACGTGGTGATGGCCGCCGCCCTGTCGCACCTCAGCGGGGTGCCGCTGGCGGGGCTGCTGTTCACGTCCGGCAGCAGCCCGGAGCCGTCCATCGAGCGCCTGAGCCGCGCGGCCCTCACCAGCACCTTGCCGGTCTTGCGGGTGAACACCAACTCCTTTCACACCGCCTCGGCCCTCTCGCGGATGGACCCCCGGGTGCCGCACGACGACCTCGAACGCATGGAGCGCACGCTGGATTTCATCGCCGACCGGCTGGACACCGTGCCGCTGGGCGCGCGACTGCGGACCCCCCAGGCCGAGGGCGAGCGCCGGTTGCCCCCCAGCGCCTTTCGCTACGAGCTGATCCAGAAAGCCCGCGCCGCGAACAAGCGCATCGTGCTGCCCGAGGGTGACGAACCGCGCACCGTCCGGGCCGCGATCCGCTGCGTCGAGAAAGGCATCGCGCGCCCGGTGCTGCTCGCCAAACCCGACCGGGTGCGCCAGGTCGCAGAAGGCCAGGGCCTCACCCTCCCCGACGGGCTGGAAATCCTCGACCCCGAGCAGGTGCGCTCCAGCTACGTCGCGCCGATGGTCGAGCTGAGAAAGAGCAAGGGCCTGACCCCCCCGCAGGCCGAGGCACAACTCGAAGACACGGTGGTCCTCGGGACGATGATGCTGGCGCTGGGCGAGGTGGACGGGCTGGTGTCGGGCGCCATTCACACGACCGCCAACACCGTGCGGCCCGCCCTGCAACTCATCAAGACGGCGCCGGGAGCTGCCCTCGTCAGCTCCATCTTCTTCATGCTGATGCCCGAGCAGGTCCTGGTGTACGGGGACGCGGCGATCAATCCCAACCCCAATGCCCAGGAACTCGCCGACATCGCCATCCAGTCGGCCGACTCTGCGCGGGCCTTTGGCATTCCGCCCCGGATCGCCATGCTCAGCTACTCGACCGGCGAGAGCGGCGCGGGCGAGGACGTGGAAAAGGTCAAGGAGGCCACCCGGCTGGTCCGCGAGCGCCGTCCCGACCTCCCGGTGGACGGCCCCCTCCAGTACGACGCGGCCAGCGTGCTGAGCGTGGGCCGCCAGAAGGCCCCCGACAGCCCGGTCGCGGGCCGCGCCACGGTGTTTATCTTCCCCGACCTCAACACCGGCAACACGACATACAAGGCCGTGCAGCGCGCGGCGGGCGTGGTCGCCGTCGGCCCGATGCTCCAGGGGCTGCGCAAGCCCGTCAACGACCTCTCACGCGGGGCCTTGGTGGACGACATCGTGTACACGGTGGCGCTGACGGCGATTCAGGCGACGCAGGGGGAAAGCGGGGCGTAG
- a CDS encoding LptF/LptG family permease, whose translation MKRFERYVLAETLPPLVGALAAVILVFLLVLLQEAIAPLLAKGADGLLVARLVALNLPEALAQGLPIALMFAALLALSRLSADSEIKAALASGMPASRLFRPVLLLAAGVTLLAFGLNELVVTRAKVEAQNVQREIVLDNPRVIGLGQRGLVLRDALNRAISVGQALPGGELRDLRIVTMQAGLPPREVLTAERGRLRPGSNVLELEAGRRVTFENGRPVTVMTFRSGTLPVQDVQASFGGEDGSLKPLYLPLPELLARTNTYRAQNVQAPADFTALYRKFTEPLAALALAFFAVSLAVFSFRSGLNLGLVWALLLSFAYYATWSVFRVMGENGAVPPLLAAAAPDLIAVLAGGVLLWLAGRR comes from the coding sequence ATGAAGCGCTTCGAGCGCTACGTGCTGGCCGAGACGCTGCCGCCGCTGGTGGGGGCGCTGGCGGCGGTGATTCTGGTGTTCTTGCTGGTGCTGCTTCAGGAGGCCATCGCGCCGCTGCTCGCCAAGGGGGCCGACGGCCTGCTGGTGGCGCGGCTGGTGGCGCTCAACCTGCCCGAGGCGCTGGCGCAGGGCCTGCCCATCGCGCTGATGTTCGCCGCGCTGCTGGCCCTGTCGCGGCTCTCGGCCGACTCGGAGATCAAGGCGGCGCTGGCGAGCGGGATGCCCGCCTCGCGGCTGTTCCGGCCCGTGCTGCTGCTGGCGGCGGGGGTGACCCTGCTGGCCTTTGGCTTGAATGAACTCGTCGTGACCCGCGCCAAGGTGGAGGCCCAGAACGTGCAGCGCGAGATCGTGCTGGACAACCCGCGCGTGATCGGGCTGGGGCAGCGGGGGTTGGTGCTGCGCGACGCCCTGAACCGTGCGATCAGCGTCGGGCAGGCGTTGCCGGGCGGCGAGCTGCGCGACCTGCGGATCGTGACCATGCAGGCCGGGCTGCCCCCCCGCGAGGTCCTCACCGCCGAGCGCGGGCGCCTGCGGCCCGGCAGCAACGTGCTGGAGCTGGAAGCGGGCCGCCGCGTCACCTTCGAGAACGGCCGCCCGGTCACGGTGATGACCTTCCGCTCAGGCACCCTGCCCGTGCAGGACGTGCAGGCCAGTTTCGGCGGTGAGGACGGCAGCCTCAAGCCCCTTTACCTGCCCCTCCCCGAGCTGCTGGCCCGCACGAACACCTACCGCGCCCAGAACGTGCAGGCGCCCGCCGACTTCACCGCCCTGTACCGCAAATTCACCGAGCCGCTGGCGGCGCTGGCGCTGGCTTTCTTTGCCGTCAGCCTGGCGGTCTTTTCCTTTCGCAGCGGCCTGAACCTGGGGCTGGTGTGGGCCTTGCTGCTCTCTTTCGCCTACTACGCCACCTGGAGCGTCTTCCGGGTGATGGGTGAGAACGGCGCCGTGCCGCCCCTGCTGGCCGCCGCCGCGCCCGACCTGATCGCGGTGCTGGCGGGCGGGGTGCTGCTGTGGCTGGCGGGAAGACGCTAG
- a CDS encoding LptF/LptG family permease has product MPRVPVTLTRSVLREVLRWYAAGVALFLILQLTDALSTSVGAFLAYNATPRQALNVFGTLAPNVLNQALVLSVPFAVLLAFGRMQGDSELKAMFAAGVRPLSLVWPLALPFMLVGALTYLNAGYLVPAGLARFDQAWFAIYGGPVPAPTQDNYTFAAPDALFYAGRVHNEDGGPVAALDGVLVQRGNETVTAPSGLWDTAAQTWTVQGAWITRPGADPRLEPGPLVFAQTDRLRPPSPPAKQVSTPELRARLASAEGTPEERRVDRHQLAARVADPLTAVVFALAAGTLGLLLRNRAAAFAAVVVFVGLFYVLWITAPQFARVGALPPVLAAWLPNLVFLTVAAVLAWRLR; this is encoded by the coding sequence ATGCCGCGCGTGCCTGTCACCCTGACCCGCTCGGTGCTGCGCGAGGTGCTGCGCTGGTACGCGGCGGGCGTCGCCCTCTTCCTGATCTTGCAGCTGACCGACGCGCTGAGCACCAGCGTGGGCGCCTTTCTGGCCTACAACGCGACTCCCCGGCAGGCGCTGAACGTGTTTGGCACGCTGGCGCCCAACGTGCTCAACCAGGCGCTGGTGCTGTCGGTGCCGTTCGCGGTGCTGCTCGCCTTCGGGCGAATGCAGGGGGACAGCGAACTCAAGGCGATGTTCGCGGCAGGGGTGCGGCCCCTCAGTCTGGTGTGGCCGCTGGCGCTGCCGTTCATGCTGGTGGGGGCGCTGACGTACCTGAACGCGGGCTACCTGGTGCCTGCCGGACTGGCCCGCTTCGATCAGGCCTGGTTTGCCATCTACGGCGGGCCGGTCCCCGCGCCGACCCAGGACAACTACACCTTTGCCGCGCCGGACGCGCTCTTTTACGCCGGGCGGGTCCACAACGAGGATGGCGGCCCGGTCGCCGCGCTCGACGGGGTGCTGGTGCAGCGCGGGAACGAAACGGTCACCGCCCCCAGCGGCCTGTGGGACACGGCGGCCCAGACCTGGACCGTGCAGGGCGCCTGGATCACCCGTCCGGGGGCCGATCCCCGGCTGGAACCCGGCCCGCTGGTCTTTGCCCAGACTGACCGCCTGCGCCCGCCCTCCCCGCCCGCCAAGCAGGTCAGCACGCCCGAGCTGCGCGCCCGGCTCGCCAGCGCCGAGGGCACCCCGGAGGAGCGGCGGGTGGACCGCCACCAGCTTGCCGCGCGGGTGGCCGATCCCCTGACGGCGGTCGTGTTCGCGCTGGCGGCGGGCACGCTGGGGCTGCTGCTGCGCAACCGGGCGGCGGCCTTCGCGGCGGTGGTGGTGTTTGTCGGGCTTTTCTACGTGCTGTGGATCACTGCCCCGCAGTTCGCGCGGGTGGGCGCCCTCCCGCCGGTTCTGGCCGCGTGGCTGCCCAACCTGGTGTTTTTGACGGTTGCCGCCGTGCTGGCCTGGAGACTGCGGTGA
- the ddrC gene encoding DNA damage response protein DdrC, with product MKTVPHTLEFGTHRLPASADGLLHAAAALLALGVPMPADWPSFAAEHDLTSPERDFGVGPEATLDAGEFARLAFTLDTPEARRWRKRAQTLLARALTGDVRLAAEIAERSANPEARRWLAARLESTDARRELMSTVARHGGEGRVYGQLGSISNRSVLGTDSATIRRERGVRQTRDGLRSDELLRLAYLDTATARAIAERGAHGNAAILRLHEGVAQRERHLWDNPLPSQVG from the coding sequence ATGAAGACCGTTCCCCATACCCTGGAATTCGGCACGCACCGGCTGCCTGCCAGTGCGGACGGCCTGCTTCACGCCGCCGCCGCCCTGCTCGCGCTGGGCGTTCCAATGCCTGCCGACTGGCCCTCGTTTGCCGCCGAACATGACCTGACCAGCCCCGAGCGCGACTTCGGCGTGGGGCCGGAAGCCACGCTGGACGCGGGCGAGTTTGCCCGGCTGGCCTTCACGCTGGACACCCCCGAGGCGCGGCGCTGGCGCAAGCGGGCGCAGACGCTGCTGGCCCGCGCCCTGACCGGCGACGTGCGGCTGGCCGCCGAGATCGCCGAGCGCAGCGCCAACCCCGAAGCGCGGCGCTGGCTGGCCGCCCGGCTGGAGAGCACCGACGCCCGGCGCGAGCTGATGAGCACCGTGGCCCGCCACGGCGGGGAGGGCCGGGTGTACGGCCAGCTCGGCTCGATCAGCAACCGCAGCGTGCTGGGCACCGACTCGGCCACCATCCGCCGCGAGCGCGGGGTCAGGCAGACCCGCGACGGCCTGCGGAGTGACGAGCTGCTGCGCCTGGCCTACCTCGACACCGCCACCGCCCGCGCCATCGCCGAGCGCGGCGCCCACGGCAACGCGGCCATCTTGCGCCTGCACGAGGGGGTTGCCCAGCGCGAGCGCCACCTCTGGGACAACCCGCTGCCCTCACAGGTGGGCTAG